Proteins encoded by one window of Aphis gossypii isolate Hap1 chromosome X, ASM2018417v2, whole genome shotgun sequence:
- the LOC114121433 gene encoding uncharacterized protein LOC114121433: MAAFIGIGVLRHMLYRLIFWAAILLCLSQLLITLWRSDRPMAMKSSNINTRMILQNMIDFHSARTTTPPYESLLTVEPWVDKLSVQSEQLIMDQVQKRLPNLPVSYWNQNKNKAMYYKNESCAKFPSIYELEFNNVYWQSLQTSNGSFHLYSAYYDVRKLSRIGPAVRILGMINRIEPTVKTHCQFWFDDHRQPVIVKIMEYKYIWYKKWGNYKQGIFQPYLIACQIPKSHHHAVPASVSLVENVCDKATNNLRVVYNRPAVKKGFAVCVKGLDFLYEDLSVRLVEWIELLHILGADKIFFYQLQVHPNISKVLDHYESVGRVHVTPLTLPGGQPNVPGFQHLYLTKKVNHKRQNELIPYNDCLYRNLYSYEYIALLDIDEVIMPIQTRTWKELMDTVMVKALAARNETRASYNVRNVYFLDDLIHTHGWFKTMPKYMHMLQHVYRSKNYTKPNQYVKCFHNPERALTLHNHFPLACLSQGCTSYAMDTADAHLQHYRADCVKTLKKTCTEFRQNSVIDTTIWRYKRDLISRVSNTLSSLGFFPAI; the protein is encoded by the coding sequence ATGGCTGCATTTATCGGAATCGGTGTGCTGAGGCATATGTTATACCGTCTGATATTTTGGGCGGCTATATTGTTATGCCTCTCACAATTGTTGATAACATTATGGAGATCAGACCGGCCGATGGCAATGAAGTCAAGCAACATCAACACCAGGATGATCCTGCAGAATATGATTGATTTTCATAGCGCACGGACCACAACGCCGCCATACGAGAGCCTGTTAACCGTGGAGCCATGGGTGGACAAACTATCGGTGCAATCAGAACAGCTGATTATGGACCAAGTACAAAAACGATTGCCCAATCTGCCGGTGTCCTATTGGAATCAGAATAAAAACAAAGCAATGTACTATAAAAACGAGAGTTGCGCCAAGTTTCCGAGCATATACGAATTAGAATTTAACAACGTGTACTGGCAGTCGCTGCAGACATCCAACGGGTCGTTTCACTTGTACAGCGCTTACTATGACGTGCGAAAGCTGAGTAGGATCGGGCCAGCAGTCCGAATACTGGGCATGATCAACCGTATCGAGCCGACGGTCAAGACTCACTGTCAGTTTTGGTTCGACGATCACAGGCAGCCGGTTATCGTAAAAATCATggaatacaaatacatatggTACAAGAAGTGGGGCAACTACAAGCAGGGCATATTCCAGCCATACCTTATCGCATGCCAGATACCCAAGTCCCACCATCACGCCGTGCCCGCGTCCGTGTCACTGGTGGAGAATGTGTGTGACAAAGCCACTAACAATTTGCGCGTGGTATACAACCGACCAGCCGTTAAGAAGGGTTTCGCGGTGTGCGTCAAAGGCCTGGACTTTTTGTACGAAGACCTGTCAGTGCGGCTAGTTGAGTGGATCGAGCTGTTGCACATCCTTGGCGCTGACAAGATATTCTTTTATCAGCTTCAAGTACACCCGAACATTAGCAAGGTGCTCGACCACTATGAGTCTGTGGGCCGCGTGCACGTAACACCGTTGACGCTGCCCGGCGGCCAGCCCAATGTTCCGGGATTCCAGCACCTTTACCTGACCAAAAAGGTAAACCACAAACGACAGAACGAACTGATACCGTATAACGATTGCCTATACCGGAACCTCTACTCGTACGAATACATAGCACTATTAGATATCGACGAGGTGATAATGCCGATACAGACCAGGACGTGGAAGGAACTCATGGACACGGTGATGGTGAAGGCTCTGGCGGCAAGGAACGAAACCCGTGCCTCGTACAATGTCCGGAACGTTTATTTCCTGGACGATCTGATCCACACGCACGGTTGGTTCAAGACCATGCCAAAATACATGCACATGCTACAGCACGTGTACAGGAGCAAGAACTATACGAAACCGAACCAGTATGTAAAATGCTTTCATAACCCCGAAAGAGCGTTAACTCTGCACAATCATTTTCCACTGGCATGCCTGAGCCAAGGCTGCACTTCGTACGCCATGGACACTGCGGACGCTCATCTGCAACATTACCGGGCCGACTGCGTAAAGACGTTGAAGAAAACGTGCACGGAATTTAGACAGAACAGCGTGATCGACACGACCATCTGGAGGTACAAAAGAGATCTCATATCCAGAGTGTCGAACACGCTGTCATCACTGGGTTTTTTCCCCGCCATATGA